TTTTGAATCAATTTTTTCTCAGgtacataacattttttgcacATCACTGAAGAATATATTTGACAGAAAAACAAGACTCTTCTTTGAAAAAAGATTCTTTTGAAAAAAAGATTCTTTGACTGCTACCTGCTGCACTCACATTGGAACAGCCTAACATGAACTTTTCCTTTTCACATTCCCGCCTGGTGTTTTTGCTGGCAATTGTGATCTGTTGGCTAACATGGTTTATCTACCTTTCACCCAACAACTTCCTTTGAATGCCTTGCTCTGAAAATAACAGGCTCAAAGCTCTTACTGATCTTGTTGGTCTACTGCCTGTCTAAATCTAGTTCTGTACCTGTTTTTCTATCCGATCTGTCTGAATTGCCAGTTGTTCATTATTCCCTTCAATATTATTGTAGATGCCTAACATTCATATTGCCTCAGGTAAATGTGTTCACTCTGTTGATTTTCTCAACCTGTTGTGCTGCTTTGATCTCACCCAAAATGTAACCTCTGCCACCCACACTAAGGGAAATATCCTTTATCTTGTGTGTACGATTCCTTGTGTCTCACTTTCTAACGTGCACATTGCTGATTTTCATATCTCTGACCATAGAACAGTTCTTTTTAATCTATCCCTGTCTCTCCACTCCACAAGGATGCACACTCCTCATAGTATCACCTTTAGGAATGTTAGAAATTCAGTTTTTATGAACACACTCAACAAGTTTCCCATCACTCACATCTCCTGTGGTCCTGCTCAATCATTACACTGATGCTGTCTCAATTGTGCTTAACTAGAATGCTCCTCTTCGTACAGGAGTTGTGACTTTCCATCACTCTGCCCCATGGTTTACCTCTGAACTTAATGAAAGCAAGAGGCAGTCAACTGTAGCGCCTTATTAAGAAAACTAAAGTGAAAGTTCATGCAGTTGCTTATAAGGAACACTTTATCTCGTATAAAACTGCCACACATAAGGCTGACTTCCACTCCACCAAAATGACCAATTCTTGCAGTAATCCAAGAGCCCTCTTTTCTAGAATAAGTTGCGGCAGCCTGCTTGGTTTCCCTTCAACCCTTTCAGCCACCTCTGTAATGATTTTTTGACTTTCTTCAATGACAAGGTCCGCAACACTTAATGAGAGTTTTGCTGCCAGGCTTATCATTGGCTCTAAAGAAACTTCTTGTATTTTAGACCTTCTgcctacccctctgattaaaGCTTGCCAGCCATCACTTTGCCCACTCATCACCTCGATCTTTAATATCTCACTTAGCTCAGGTAATTCCCAACTTAAAAGTAGCTGCCATTACCCCAGTCCTGAAGAAGTCCTTAACCCATATAAACTTCACAACTACAAGCCTTCTTTTTCTCAGTAAGATACTGGAATGTGAAATGAGCAGTTTCATTCTGGTTTCAGAGTaaatcacagcactgaaactgCTTTGGTAAGGGTTATGTATGATCTACTATTAGCAGATGATTCTGATCTAGTAAATATCCTTGTCCTTCTGGATCTTACTGCAGGATTCAGTACAGTCACTGCCACAATCACACATTGTTGAGTCTAGACTCTAGGCTTGAGGCTAGAGTGTTGGACTAGTGTCACTAACACAGCAATAGCTTGGTTTAGGTCATATCTCACCAACAGGCAAGCTTCACTTTTGGCAGTTTACCTGCACCAAGCCCTCTGCTACACTGCCCCATGACTCACTGGTCAGCTGCCTGGTTCGCATTCAAAACTGGATAGCTTTGAACATCCTCAAACTTAATAGTAATAAATCCAAAGCCATTGTCATAGCTTCTCCTTCTACTCAAGAAAATTGATCAACCTCTATCTATCACTGGTCTTATCACCTGCTCTGTGACTCAGATCCAAACCTTGGTGTTGGACTCTACACTCTCTGACGCCCACATTAACAACATCAAAATTCTCTTCTTCCACCTTACAAATATTGCCAGactccatccctcactccctgACTCTGTAGCTGAAACCctaattcatgcttttattaGATCCCGACTAGATTACTGGTTCCTGACTACCTTGTTTCTCTGTTGTCTAGACACATTCCCTCATGCATTCTCCAGTGTGCCAATGCCCATTTGCTCCCTGTTCCTCCTGCCTATGGTGATATAGCTTTTAGTGTTGCAGGCCCAAAGCTATGTTACTCCATTCCTTGGCAGGTCCGTCTCTGCCCATCACTATTCACCTTCAAAAAGCATAAAAATTTATTTCAGAATACCTTTCCTGATCTGTAaatctttatttgtattttgtcaCTGTTTAGATATTTTAGCATAGTCGTGTTTTGGTCCTGTCAGTCATTACTGTAACTTTACCATGTCTTAATCtctcattttattcttatttatttactgtgttgtcattttattattcttgttttacCCTGTTATTCTTTCTTATAATTCTTATGTTTTAATTTGCTATTGTAAAGTGTCTGAGTATTGTCAGTTCACCCTGGGCTTAATAAagtgatctatctatctatctatctatctatctatctatctatctatctatctatctatctatctatctatctatctatctatctatctatcgtgAAAGacgtttatttaaaaaatgtattcttattcTTCTGGTCATACAAATGAAAGTCTAATGAGGCTGTGTGGTGATATCACAAGAAAGGTCTGCATCCTCATAAACACTCAAAATTAAACCTAAAGCGTTTACTTGGATTCAAAATAAACTACCACACTGTATTAATTAGTCATTGTACCCTTTACAAGGTAACGAAGATCAATTCCAGTACgtgaaagacattttaaaagaaactcCGCTCCACAGGCTTTGTTTTCTATGATATCTCTCTGTACATAGGATGCGTTTGTAGACTCCGAGGAGTCCTTCGTTTTGGAACAGCCTTCTATAGCGTAGAGACCGAGAAATGCAGCCTAGGATTTGGAGCACAGCAACTGAATCAAAATATATCAGACGATTCTAGACTACATTGAGCCTACAAGCTAACTAAATATATTATTGTGTAATGTATTCAGTATCTCGCAGGCAGTTTCAAAATtaacgttttttaaaaaacaagacatttttgtcaaaaaaagagagagaaagcgtcAGCTAGGCTATTTAACTAACGGTACTGCTCAGCGCCTGACCGTGGATGCTTTTATATGTATCTGCAGACGACTACTGCCGCCCTTACGtaaagccccgccccctttgGGCCAACGAAGCCACTCTAGTCTGACTGAGACGGGCGTGTCCCACGGTgggcaaatatttacatttatggaatttagctgaagcttttatgcaaagcgacttataattatgactgagtacgacttgagcaattgaggcttaagggccttgctcaggggcccaacagtggcaacggtggggcttgaatcagcaaccttccgattacaagtcaagtaccttaaccacttagGAACCCATCAGTTAAGAATGCCGCACTTGTGTCTAGCTATTAGCAGCACATACTTTAGAAGTGCTCCCTGTATAGTAGCGGTCATTAAGAAACACCCACTCCCAGCGCCAGGTGGCAGTAGAGCAGTGCTCCAGCTTTGCAGAGTTCCGGAAGTGTTTACCGTAAAAGGTTAAAGGGCCAGCGAGACTGCGGCTGGCGATAATTGTTCGGGCTCGTGCAGGGATGGAGGTAACACGACAAAGTAAGACACTGGCGCGCGAGCGCATGGGGGGGGTCGTCTTCGTACGGGGCTCCAGGGGCGGTCTGTCTGTACCCGTAATTATGATTTTGGGGTTTTAGCTGGGCTGCTTGTATGCGAATACGCGCAGTAGGTTCAAACTGACCTGAAGCGTCTGTTTTCGTCCGTGCAGATTTTAAAGACAGTTTATGCCCCATCTACAGCGCCATAGAAGAAGCTGACTTTCTCGCCATCGATGGAGAGTTTTCAGGTGAAATTCTGGCCGTTATCCGCTCACTTTGCATGTGCGTTATTACTGGGGTCGTAGGCTGTTACAGCGTTTTCCTGCAGTGCTCCAGAATGCGCCCCATTTCCAAACGTGAAGGGCATTTGCGCGTTTTTCAGGAATAAGCGACGGGCCCTCCGTAAGTGCGCTGACCAACGGGATGGACACGCCGGGGGAGCGCTACGTGAAACTAAGGAAGGTATCCGCGCTGCGGGGTGTACTGTGCCGGAATCTCAGTGACCGGTTACTTAACGATTCCAGTCGGGATGATAATTGCTTGATTTAatttatctgtttgtgtttatcccTGTTTTATCCCTGTCTTAACAATGTATATAGTAGCTGGATATATAATATACTTGTATGGTTAAGTAATGTGCTTGATGTACcctagatgatgatgatgatgatgatgatgtattGTTTTAATTGAAGTGGTTTTGTGTAAAGTCCTAAAAGTGTCAGGTTTCTTCAATCAGAGGCAAACTTTGATGGTCATTTGGCTTGATGCTGTCCAGCTGACATTGTTCCCTGCTTCCTGCAGCACTCCATGGACTTCCTGCTCTTTCAGTTTGGCCTCTGCACGTTCCGCTATGACCAGTCGCAGAGCAAGTGAGTCCCGCACGCATGCCTTCAGCTGCGCACGCTTGACTTCAGCTGCACAAATGCCTGAACTGTTACTGCTCTTGAttgtattgttttctcttttgtagGTATCTGATGAaagcttttaatttttatatattccCAAAGCCATTCAGCAGGAACTCTCCAGACATTAAGTTCATCTGTCAGGtgagcatgcatgcgtgtgggaGTGTTTTTTCTTTAGTGGTTGAATGTCATGTGGTTGTGACTTGGATCTCCATCTCCTGTTTCAGAGTTCCAGTATTGACTTCCTGGCCAGTCAGGGATTCGACTTCAACAAAGTTTTCCGCAGTGGTGAGTGATGTGCAGTTGATCAGACCCTGCTCTCAGACTGATTCTCCTGCAGTCTGCAGAACTCAATCAAGTCTGATTAGACTCTGCATGATGGTCAGACCTTCTCTGGTCTTTAGCGGGAGACTGCTATTTCCTTCTCTTCAAGATTGCTGTGTCAGTCTGATCAGGGGGTGCACAGATGGTTGTTGTGAATCATGTTTGGTTGTACCACAATCCCTGTTGCTGCTCTGGAAGTTTCACTGCAGCATAACAAGGGTTGGTGTTGTCTTACTAAACTCTCAACAAACCCAAATGGTCAGACTCTGTGCAGTTAGTGATTATCTATAGTGACTGACTTGCACTGAGCTTTATTTTGGTGTCTGTGCATTCAGAACAAATGGCCAAGCTTAGTCGTGTTGACTGACGGATACCCCCCCTCCCCGTGTCTGTCATAGGGATCCCATATCTGAATCAGGAGGAGGAGTCTCAGCTGAGGGAGCAGTATGAAGAGAGGCGGAGCCAGGTGAATGGGGCTGGGACTCCTTCCTACATCTCTCCCAATTCCTGTAAGGGACCAGTGAACGTGCCAGACGAACACAAAGACTTCATCGGCAGAGTCGTGTGAGTTTCTTTCTCGCAtgctctccctcactgtctcacacacaggttTCATGTTTAGTGATGTTTGAGATAATTGCAATAAATCTCTGCCTGGATCTCCATGGTGTTGTGCTGAttgtctgtctgctctctgtttcCCCAGGGAGAAGGTAGATGCTCTTTTGAACAGTTCTGAGAAGTCAGTGGAGTTGGAGCCCTGCTCAGGGTGAGCTGCAGTACATTGCTTTGGAGCCAAGCTGCTGGGTTTTCTTGAGTCAGAAAGTGGGAACAGAAATGATGCCACCCACTGTTTCTCAGGGTGTCTTTCCTCCATTGTTCTCTTCCTCACAGGTTTCAGAGGAAGCTCATTTACCAGACTCTCAACTGGAAGTGAGTATGTCTGAGGGCTTAGGGTTTAGGGAAGAGTGTTGGATAAGCATGTGAGGGTTTAGGGGAGCATGTTGGTTGGCCATGTGAGGGTTTAGGGGAGATTGTCTGTATTGTCTAGTATTCTGCTTCATGTGGTGATTCCTGCAGGTACCCCAAAGGCATCCATGTTGAAACTGTGGAAACTGAAAAGGTAATGGTGTTCTGCTCATAATGACCTTTTACCCATACTCCCCAGCCATGGTACTAATTGGGAATCACAGTActgcacacaggtgtgtgtgtgtgtgtgggtgtgggtgtgtgtgggtgtagaagGAGCGCTTTATTCAGATCAGTAAGgtggatgaagaggagagaaggaggatgGAGCAACAGAAGTATGAGCGAGAGCAGGTGACATTTCACTCCTACACTTTCAGTCCAGTGGGTCACTGAAGTCTTGCAATCCATAAtttgcgcacgtgtgtgtgtgtaacaggagGAGATGAATGATGCAGTTGGGTTTTCAAGAGTCATTCATGCGGTCTCCAAATCTGTGAGTTTCACTTGGCTGTCTGTCAATGTTACTAGCAACCTTGACATTTAAAGGTCTTtaagagtctctctctccctcagggGAAGTTGGTGGTTGGCCATAACATGCTTCTGGATGTCATGCACACCATCCACCAGTTTTACTGCTCTCTACCAGAggtagccatggcaacagagaAAGATTTGTTGCTTTGGGTTATGTGGGGGGGCAGTTTTCAATgctttttggtttttctgtttctatagATTGATTCTTGGAAGGTCCTAGTTTGTAGTGGGACATTTTCTGAGCTAAAAAATTAATGTGTGTGCCTTTTCAGGAGTTGGATGACTTCAAAGAGGtcaccatgtgtgtgtttcccaggtaagtgtgtatgtaagtgtgtgtttgaaagtcTGTTCAGTTTGATTTGCTTCATAATGTTGGTTTACTTTTTGGTTTTAGGCTTTTGGACACGAAGCTGATGGCATCCACTCAGCCTTTCAAGGCAAGTCACACAGATTAAAGTCAGTGTTCTCCATGGAGAACAGACCAGGAGACCATGACTTATTAGAGGCACTGGAGGGGGTTAACATGGActcctactgtgtgtgtgcgcatgcctgTGTCCAGGAGCTGATTACAAATACATCTTTGGCAGAACTGGAAAAGCAACTGAAGGAGAAGCCATTCAAAGCACCTCGAGTTGGTGAGTATGTACTTGCGCACAGTCAGACCAGCTGTAGGGCACATGGCTCCGTTTGTCTTTCTGAACGGAGTTTTGAGTTCTGATGTGATCTAGTGCTGCTGACCTCTGTCAGGGTTCATTCAGAGAAGGGCTGGGTGTTAAGGTTGtaaaagtaagtgtgtgtgtgtgtacctctagAATGCTCTGAGGGCTTTCAGAGTTACGACACTGCCTCTGAGCGGCTCCATGAAGCCGGTTATGATGCCTACATCACCGGCCTCTGCTTCATCTCCATGGCTAACTACCTGGGTAAGGTGGGGTGGTGCCTgagtgtctgtctttctttgacTGTATGTGGTGATGGggctgggattttttttctttctttaaggtgtgttgtggtgtttgtagGTTCATTCCTCACTCCTCCAAGATCTCACATCTCTGCTCGCTCCAAACTCCTTGAACCCTTCTACaacaagtgagtgtgtgcgtacacacGGCAGACTGACGCCTCTCGTGTCATTTATTAAAGCTTGACGTACACTGTGATTTGAATCCCGACTTTGCCCTTCCAACAAACTTTTCCAATCCCGCTGATAATCTGTCAGTGTTGATTTTTATGACCGAAACCACAAGTGACCCTTCTAGTGTGTGATGATCAAAGAACCAGCCATCCGTTGGCTTCAGCCCATAGCTGCTTAGCTGTGTCACATGGAGGAAAAACTTGTAGAACTCTTGCAAACGCACAAGCGCCTCCAGTGTCCTACTGATTTGCACAATTTTTAGGGTGTGGGAGATGTAGGAGGCCTGACGTTGAGTGTGAGGTACTTTTTTGTATCATTTATGACTTTCAAAATCCTGGCGCATGTGTGCGAGCTTGGTGCATGTTGGCTGAGGCTGAGATGTGCTTCAGATTTCAATTCTCTTTATGTATTTGGTAATTTGTGAATAcatttattcccccccccccccccagattgTTCCTCATGCGGGTGATTGATATTCCTTACCTGAACATTAGTGGACCAGACTGtaagtaaaaacacacaaacatttgttcTCTCTTCACTGGCCATGCCTCTCACtcattgtgtgcatgtgtttcagtGCAGCCAAAGAGAGACCACGTTCTCTATGTCACATTCCCCAAAGAGTGGAAGACCAGTGACCTATATCAGTTATTCAGTGCTTTTGGTAAGATGTCCCCAACACCATATTTCAACACTATCATATAAGAATACAAAAACTCTGCAGGGATATAAATGCAATAGCAAGCAGAGGTAAAAAATATTCTGGACCTCAAATCCCACATCTGCTCCTGGAGGTTGTGCCACCTGTAGTTACCTAATGTCATAAGATACCAGCATTCAATCCAGTAACACCTATTCAGGTTCTACACATTTTCTGATACGATGACTGTGACCAAGCAGTTTGGTCAGCTGTCAGTGGTTTCAAAGAGTAATTGGGGTGAGCTCCTGAACTCGAGATAAGCAGTCAGTGTGCTGCATTTAGGGCTCAGAGTTTGATGCTTGTCATTGTCTGAAAGTACAAGGCAGTTAACTGCCTGATCACAGAACAGCACTGGTGTTAAATATAAGGttgaaattttaaaatgttttgtctgtgtgcatgctgtatTGTTCAGGTAATATCCAGGTGTCTTGGCTCGATGACACATCAGCTTTTGTGTCCCTCAGCCAATTGGAGCAGGTGCAGATCGGTATGATGGCATCGGTGACATCACTAATATGtattacatcacacacagggTGATTTTCAGCATCAGATTGAAGCTTGACTGTCACTTCGTGTGTCTCACTCTTGGCTCTGTTTGTAGCGGTGAACACGAGTCAGTATGCCGAGAGTTATCGGATCCAGACGTATGCAGAATATTTACAGGCCAagcagaaaaatacaaatataaacaggAAGTGGGCCGAGGATGGGTGGGCAGATGCTTCCTACAAATCTGCTGGCATGACATCTACGTGCAGCCGTGCACACAACAGGTGAATAATTAGGGAAAAAAGACCCTGAATTCTTGAAAATTAAATCTAGAAAATGTCAGTTaagagtgcgtgcgtgcgtgcatgcacatgtgcaggtCACTGACGGGGAAGAGGAGTCTTAGTCCCACTCAGGAAGATCAAAACTCTGACTTCACCGGGATTGCTGATAGCAACTGGAGTAACTACAGCAACCCAGAAACAAAGAAGATTAAGAGAGATGGTATGGTGTAGGGggttgcattttaaaaatttactTCAGTTATGTAACACCTTTTGTTCTAATactgcaactttttttttttttattttagctggCGTGAGTGGTGGGTGTGCCCAGACATATGCTGATGTTTTAGTCTCCAGAACCACAGATGATTGGCTTAGAACTCTGTAcgtctcagcctctctctctctctccccccattgGTCCACTCAATCTTTAGTCaagatgtgttttaatatagttGCTCTGTTCATTTAGGCCAGTAGAAGGCACACCTTCTACCAGCCCGACTGAAGCAGAGGCCGAGTCCCAGGAAGCAGACACCTGGCCCAAAACCTCAGCCAATGAGAATAAAGGTAGGCAGGAAGCTGTAGTCAGCACTGTAGGCCGAACACAACCATACAGATCCTTTCCAGGCATTTCGGAGAGAAAGGAAACTAGTGTCGTGTT
The sequence above is a segment of the Electrophorus electricus isolate fEleEle1 chromosome 16, fEleEle1.pri, whole genome shotgun sequence genome. Coding sequences within it:
- the parn gene encoding poly(A)-specific ribonuclease PARN; its protein translation is MEVTRQNFKDSLCPIYSAIEEADFLAIDGEFSGISDGPSVSALTNGMDTPGERYVKLRKHSMDFLLFQFGLCTFRYDQSQSKYLMKAFNFYIFPKPFSRNSPDIKFICQSSSIDFLASQGFDFNKVFRSGIPYLNQEEESQLREQYEERRSQVNGAGTPSYISPNSCKGPVNVPDEHKDFIGRVVEKVDALLNSSEKSVELEPCSGFQRKLIYQTLNWKYPKGIHVETVETEKKERFIQISKVDEEERRRMEQQKYEREQEEMNDAVGFSRVIHAVSKSGKLVVGHNMLLDVMHTIHQFYCSLPEELDDFKEVTMCVFPRLLDTKLMASTQPFKELITNTSLAELEKQLKEKPFKAPRVECSEGFQSYDTASERLHEAGYDAYITGLCFISMANYLGSFLTPPRSHISARSKLLEPFYNKLFLMRVIDIPYLNISGPDLQPKRDHVLYVTFPKEWKTSDLYQLFSAFGNIQVSWLDDTSAFVSLSQLEQVQIAVNTSQYAESYRIQTYAEYLQAKQKNTNINRKWAEDGWADASYKSAGMTSTCSRAHNRSLTGKRSLSPTQEDQNSDFTGIADSNWSNYSNPETKKIKRDAGVSGGCAQTYADVLVSRTTDDWLRTLPVEGTPSTSPTEAEAESQEADTWPKTSANENKDPQATQTGLFDVPQVW